TGGACACTCATATCTTCTTTGCCGCCAAAGCCGCCGCCCACCAGTTGGGTACGGCAATGCACTTTTTCCACGGGAATCTTCAGCATCATGGCGATTTCACGCTGTTCATCATACACGGACTGAGCACCGGAATACAGAAAAATACCGTCCTCTCCCTCGGGCAGGGCAATGGCACATTCCGGTTCCAGGAATCCATGCTCCTGAAAGGGGGTCTTATACTTTCTGGTTACCACATATTTCGAATTCTTAATAGCTTCATCCGCATTGCCCCGCTGGAGACTGGCGCGGCTCATGACATTTCCGTCGGCGTGGATTAAGGGAGCATCAGCCTTTAAGGCATCTGTGGGGCAGGTTATGGGTTCCAGTTCGGTATAGTCTATTTCAACTAAGCGGCATACTTCATCCAGTTTGTCTTTATGATAGGTTGCTACTAAAGCCAGGGAATCTCCCACATATCTGGTGGTACCCCCTTGAGGAATCATGACATCCCAATCCTGCTTGGCATGTCCGATCAGATTATTGGGGACATCTTTGGCCAGCAAAATTTTCACACAGTCCGGATGAGCTTCAGCTTTGCTGATATCGATTTTTTCTACAACAGCTCTGGGATATTTGGAACGAACTGCCTTTGCATAAATCATGTCCGGGAGGACAAGATCATCGACAAAAACCCCTGTGCCATTAACTTTTTCTGCTGCATCAATACGTTTAAATTTCTGGGCCAATTTCAGTTCACTGGGCGAACTGGGGATTTCAAGATTATCCCTGAAATAATCTGCAGCCCTTAAAATAGCTTCTTCAATTTTCTTATAACCGGTACAGCGGCAAATGTTTCCCTTGATGGCCTTCTTGACATCCCCTCGGGTGGGATTGGAATTAACATCCAACAAGGCTTTGGCGCTCATGATCATGCCCGGAATACAAAAACCGCACTGAACCGCACCTGCTTCTCCAAAACAGTGTTCATAAACTGCTTTTTCTCTCTCACTCAATCCTTCAACCGTCAGAATCCGCTTGCCAGCGAACTTGGATACTTTCTGCACACAAGCTTTAACTGCTTTGCCGTCAACTAAAATCGTGCATGTCCCGCAGGCCCCTTCGCTGCAGCCATCTTTTACCGAAGTAATCCTCAAGTCATCTCTTAAAAAGCTCAAGAGAGGTTTGTCGGACATAGAAACGACATCTTCGCCATTGATATTTAAAGTAAACATAAATAACCTCCTGTCTTACAATAATTCACAACAGCTGGTGTTATGAATCATTATAAGTAGGAGGTTATACTTCATCAAATTCTTTCTCAAAAGCACTTGCTTTCCTAAAAACCGTCTTCTAAAAATAACCGGTTAAATTCATCCTTGGAGTATTGGCGCACATTCTGCTCAAAGCGCTGGTACTTTTCCAGGAATTCAAGGCCTTCTTTTGTCAAATAAGTCTTGCCGCCCTTACTGCCGCCATGCTGTCTTTTGACCACGGCATACCCTAACTCTTGTTCCAGCCCGTTGAGCATATTCCAGGCTTTACTGTAAGACAAGGCAATATGCCGGCAGGCACTTCGGACAGAATTTGTTTCCTGGATCAAAAGCAACAGCAATTTGGTTCGGGAATCGAAAAACAAGAACTCTTTTTCAATGCTTATTCTTACAAAGGGATGCAATATATGCTGGTTGTGTTTTTTTATGAGCAGATCCAAGCGATCAAGGTCATCCATACCCTGGAGAACACCCTCGTCGTCGATATCCATCCATTGTCTTTCGATCCCCAGGCTGCGAATGGCTCCCCGCATGCCCATGCTTCCGTTATACTCCAGGATTTTAGGGATCAACGGGGCAGATATCAGGAGAGGATGGCCCGTCTTCCCCTGGTAGGATGGTGAAATTACCTGTGCCTTGCATTCCATCATTTTGCGGATAGTCTCCGGGGTAAACATGGGAATGTTAACCGGATTGAAAAGGACCTGGTCACATTTATTCTCTAAAAATCTCAGCCCGATTTTGGCCGAATCAAACATCTGAGAGTTCTCATACTGTTTATTTTGCAAAAAGATAACTCCATAATCCGCTAAGTCATGCTCAATGTCTCCGGTATCCCTGCCGGTAATGACGACAATGGGGGAAATTCCAACTTGTTGAAAGGTTAGAACAATTCTTTTCACAGCAGTAATGGAGCCGATTTTCCAGAGCGGCTGTCGTTGCTCTCGATCTGAAGATTTTCCGGCTGCAACAATAATTCCGCCTGTTGTTTTCTTTGCTTTTCTTTCCATACTCTTACTCCATCCGGTAAGCAGACTGTCAGGAAGTCAGCTTTCCGATTTATTATCAAGAATATAGCTTTATGATAAACAATTCAGACAAAGATGTCCATGGCTTTGATCTGGTTCCCATTTAACAAGGATCTTCATACACTGACTGCCTGGTTTGAACCTTCAAGATCACGTGCAAAAATCCCGCAATCACTTGCGGGATTATGTAGTCTCTGGTGCGCCACCCAGGATTCGAACCAGGGACCTGCCGATTAAGAGTCGGATGCTCTACCAGCTGAGCTAGTGGCGCTTATGGTAGCCCCAACGGGATTCGAACCCGTGTTTCCGCCTTGAGAGGGCAGCGTCTTGGGCCTCTTGACTATGGGGCCATGCATTTTTGGCTCCGGGACTAGGATTCGAACCTAGGCTATGTGATTCAGAGTCACACGTGCTACCACTACACAATCCCGGAAGATCCCTGCCTTAAAAATCGGCAGTCATCACTTAAACGCTATGCATAATCATTAGTTTTAGATTATGTCACGTCCTTTATTATAGTTGATTTATAACTTATATGCTAGTCTTTTTTATAATTTTTTTAATGACTCCGGGGCTTAATTCTAAATTTTACAGTCCCCTTCCCCTTTAAAGTTTCTGAATATAGTCAATAGCCTTATCTAAACGTTCCAAGCATTTCTCTTTCCCTAACAACGCCATGACATCAAACAAACCCGGGCTAACGGTTTGACCCGTTAAGGCTAGTCTGGTCGGGTGAATAATCGTGCCGCCTTTAATCTCAAGTTCCTTCATTAATTGTCGATAGGCATTTTCCACCCTTTCCACATCAAACACTTCCAGGGGTGCCAAACACGCTCGGCCCTTTGAGAGCAAATCAGCCACGTTTTCTTGTTTAACAAAGTATTTCTCGCGGCCTTTTTCATCATAGGCAACAATATCCTGAAAAAAATAACGGCTTGCTTCCACCAGTTCTTTTAAAGTTCTTACTCTTTCCCTGACCGTATTTACGACGTCACGAATGTATTCTCGCTTTTCTTCTGCTTCCCTGGTACTGATTAGACCCGCCTCAATGAAAAAAGGTAGGGCCTGCTGAGTGAGACTATCTAAATCATAAGTGGTCATATATTGGCCATTAAGCCAGATTAATTTTTGAACGTCATAGACCGCAGCTGTTTTGGATACTTTTTCGAGGCTAAAAACAGGGATAGTTTGCTCCGGGGAGATGAGTTCACTCTGCTCCCCTGTGGGAGCCCAGCCCAGAAGGGTCAAATAGTTGACTAAAGCTTCAGGGAGACAACCCATCTCTTGGAATTCTCCCACAGAAGTTGCGCCGTGTCGTTTGCTTAACTTACTGCGGTCCGGTGCTAAAATCATGGATAAGTGGGCAAAGGAAGGGACTTCGTATCCCAAGGCGTCGTATATAAGACGTTGCTTTGGTGTATTGGACAAATGTTCTTCGGCCCTGATAACATGACTAATTTGCATGGCATGGTCATCCACGACACAGGCAAAATTATAAGCCGCCGCTCCATTGGATTTCATAATGATAAAATCATCAAATTGCTCCAGCTCAAAGCTGACTGTTCCTCTAATAATATCCTGGACAATAACCTGACCTGTTTCCGGCACTTTAAGCCGGGTCACTGAAGGCTGCCCTTGTTCCAGCCGCTCTTTAACTTCCTCTGCCGATAAGTTCCGGCATTTCCCCGAATATCGATAGGGTTTACCCTCTTGCCGCTGCTTTTGGCGTTCTTCTTCTATTTCTTCTCCACTACAAAAACAATGGTAGGCTTTTTTCTCGCTAATTAAAGTTTGAGCCGCCCTTGTGTAAAATTCTTGTCTCTGAGATTGAAAATAGGGGCCAAAATTCCCACCTTTTTCCGGGCCCTCATCCCAGTTAATCTTTAACCATTTCAAGCTATCCAGTATTTGCTGAACAGAATCGTCGATAAGCCGGTCTGCATCCGTATCCTCAATTCGAAGGATTAATGAGCCGTTATGTTTTTTGGCAAACAGCCAGTTAAACAGGGCCGTTCTTGCTCCCCCGATATGCAAATAGCCTGTAGGGCTGGGGGCAAATCTTACTCTGACCTTTTCCATTGTTAACTCTCCTATGCTATTTTTATCATTAGTTTTTAATTATTATTGCTTATTATTAACCAATTATATATCTCCGGGTGTTCAAATATCAAGCCGCTCGTTTTTTTATTCACAAACTTTTTTGCTAAGACCAGTATATTTCCCGGATTCTTGATTATCACTGGATTTTCCCACTCTTCCAGGGCTTGATTCAATTCAGTTCCTAGTTAGAGATTAAAGTAAACCGATAATTTTTCAAGGATTACCATTGAATAGCCTGTCAATTTGGGTTAAAATATTATTATTTCAGTCCATGACAGATTCAAGCTGCTGTAAAGTATATTAAGGAGTGAGCTACATGAATTATGAACAAATGTGGAATGAATTACTTAATAAAATCAAATTTGAGTGTGAAAAGGTTAATGGGATTAATGGATCAACTAAAGAAGATCACATCAAATTCAACGCACTATATAAAATCGTTAAACTCATGGAAGATATGGAAGGCAAAGTATAACCATAGGTCTCAAATTGGCTGCTTATCCCCTGAAATGGCTTTTGATTTTCGAACCCGAGATTACAAAAGAATGTACTGTAAATGCTTAAAATAATTAGGCCCTCCTGATGCTGAAATGCAGCTGCAGGAAGGCCTAATTATTTTATGATGAAGCAGGAAATGCACCAATGATCAGCGAATGTCCTATCAACTATCTTTGCAAAGTAATTAGTTATTCTTTTGATATTAAATACTCGCATTCTGATAAGGAGTAACCAAAGATGAAAATTACGATAAGGCCTGCCCGGGATAACGAAAACGATGCTCTAACTAATATCTCTTTTACATCAAAGAACTATTGGAATTACCCCCAGGAGTATTTTGACGTCTGGAGAAGGGAGCTAACCATTACTTCTGATTACATCAATACCAATATTGTATTTGTTGCTGAAGTTGATGAAATCGTTGCTGGTTATTTTTCAATAGCGGAAGTAAAAGAGGATTTTTTTACAGGCCAGGTTATGATTAAGAAAGGCTTTTGGCTGGAGCACCTATTTATTCTGCCAGAATTTATTGGTCAAGGGATTGGAACGGATTTAATGTTTAAAGCCAAGAACATATGCGCACAGATGAAAATAGATCGTTTATACATATTTTCTGATCCCAATGCTAAAGGGTTCTATGACAAATTAGGAGCCAAATACATTGGCGAATCACCCTCAAGTATTGAAGGAAGAATGGTTTCACTATTTGAATTAGAAGTAAACCTCATTTAAACAGCCTTCCCTAAAGTGACCTCTCCCCCTTCGTTATTAACACCCAGCCAATGACAAGGATAACGGCCAGGCTTAGGATCATAGGAAGCAGAATCACCATAACTCCATAATAACTCGTTCGTAACGTTTGCTGATTATTGAGCCCCGCTCTATTTTCCTCGGCCGGAGTCGCCGTGAATCTGGCCTTATCCCGGATTTCCCCCTGATCCCCCTGCCAGGATACCGTAAGGTTCGCCTGAAGGTTTAGGGCCTTGAAATCCTCACAGCGCAGCTTAAGGATCATGCCGTTCTCCTGAGAAGCTTTAAACTGAGCAAAGAGCTCATTTCCCTTGTTATTAACGAACGATTGCCCGCCCGTCTTCTCAGCAATCTGATCCGCTGCCTTCTTAAAATCCTCATCTGTTGAATCAGGCTGGCCAAGAATCAAGTAATAAACAGGCAGCCTGTCAACATCAAGATAGTCTTTCAGGTCAGCACTACTGAGGCAGTCTCCTTCCACCCCGCCGTCGGTAATAAGTACAATAACCCGCCGGGAAGGAATGTCTGAGGCCGCTCTTCCCAGGTCATAAGCTTCTCGAATCCCGGAATATAAACAGCTTCCTGTCTTAGCATCCAACGTTAAGGCATTTTCAATAGTTTTTGTTACCTTGTCCGAAGAATCGTTGCTCAGGAAATCCTTGACTAGCTGCAACTGGTTGCTCACAGCGAAGACTGCCATTTTATCCTTTGCACCGGCAAAGCCAAATAATCCTTCTAATATACGCTGAACCTCACTAAAATAGGCTGGCATGGATGCTGATGT
This Desulfosporosinus orientis DSM 765 DNA region includes the following protein-coding sequences:
- a CDS encoding GNAT family N-acetyltransferase encodes the protein MKITIRPARDNENDALTNISFTSKNYWNYPQEYFDVWRRELTITSDYINTNIVFVAEVDEIVAGYFSIAEVKEDFFTGQVMIKKGFWLEHLFILPEFIGQGIGTDLMFKAKNICAQMKIDRLYIFSDPNAKGFYDKLGAKYIGESPSSIEGRMVSLFELEVNLI
- a CDS encoding NTP transferase domain-containing protein → MERKAKKTTGGIIVAAGKSSDREQRQPLWKIGSITAVKRIVLTFQQVGISPIVVITGRDTGDIEHDLADYGVIFLQNKQYENSQMFDSAKIGLRFLENKCDQVLFNPVNIPMFTPETIRKMMECKAQVISPSYQGKTGHPLLISAPLIPKILEYNGSMGMRGAIRSLGIERQWMDIDDEGVLQGMDDLDRLDLLIKKHNQHILHPFVRISIEKEFLFFDSRTKLLLLLIQETNSVRSACRHIALSYSKAWNMLNGLEQELGYAVVKRQHGGSKGGKTYLTKEGLEFLEKYQRFEQNVRQYSKDEFNRLFLEDGF
- the gltX gene encoding glutamate--tRNA ligase gives rise to the protein MEKVRVRFAPSPTGYLHIGGARTALFNWLFAKKHNGSLILRIEDTDADRLIDDSVQQILDSLKWLKINWDEGPEKGGNFGPYFQSQRQEFYTRAAQTLISEKKAYHCFCSGEEIEEERQKQRQEGKPYRYSGKCRNLSAEEVKERLEQGQPSVTRLKVPETGQVIVQDIIRGTVSFELEQFDDFIIMKSNGAAAYNFACVVDDHAMQISHVIRAEEHLSNTPKQRLIYDALGYEVPSFAHLSMILAPDRSKLSKRHGATSVGEFQEMGCLPEALVNYLTLLGWAPTGEQSELISPEQTIPVFSLEKVSKTAAVYDVQKLIWLNGQYMTTYDLDSLTQQALPFFIEAGLISTREAEEKREYIRDVVNTVRERVRTLKELVEASRYFFQDIVAYDEKGREKYFVKQENVADLLSKGRACLAPLEVFDVERVENAYRQLMKELEIKGGTIIHPTRLALTGQTVSPGLFDVMALLGKEKCLERLDKAIDYIQKL
- a CDS encoding vWA domain-containing protein; the encoded protein is MNNAILKQNLSIKINDIPVQLTDIQPIKQGNRITENTAYLVLVDTSASMPAYFSEVQRILEGLFGFAGAKDKMAVFAVSNQLQLVKDFLSNDSSDKVTKTIENALTLDAKTGSCLYSGIREAYDLGRAASDIPSRRVIVLITDGGVEGDCLSSADLKDYLDVDRLPVYYLILGQPDSTDEDFKKAADQIAEKTGGQSFVNNKGNELFAQFKASQENGMILKLRCEDFKALNLQANLTVSWQGDQGEIRDKARFTATPAEENRAGLNNQQTLRTSYYGVMVILLPMILSLAVILVIGWVLITKGERSL